Proteins found in one Acidimicrobiales bacterium genomic segment:
- a CDS encoding TraR/DksA family transcriptional regulator translates to MSPSENRSTERIEAVLVAETSRLTDLLDRLQDELTETDADGIDGGGEGRDPEDRAALARLIGRRQVDLDEVDAALKRLAAGIYGTCESCGCRIPAERLDAIPEARRCVCCLVAPGTGPDRLLRVRPGRSVAGGSRSDVGPTGGAPCRC, encoded by the coding sequence ATGTCGCCTTCGGAGAACCGCTCCACCGAGCGCATCGAGGCTGTCCTGGTGGCCGAGACCAGCCGGCTGACCGACCTCCTCGATCGGCTCCAGGACGAACTCACCGAGACCGACGCCGACGGCATCGACGGAGGCGGAGAGGGTCGGGACCCGGAGGACCGGGCCGCGCTGGCCAGGCTCATCGGGCGCCGCCAGGTCGACCTCGATGAGGTGGATGCTGCCCTCAAGCGCCTGGCGGCGGGCATCTACGGGACCTGCGAGTCCTGCGGTTGTCGCATCCCCGCCGAGCGTCTCGACGCCATTCCGGAGGCCCGGCGCTGCGTGTGCTGCCTGGTCGCACCGGGGACGGGACCGGACCGTCTCCTGCGGGTACGGCCGGGTCGCAGCGTTGCCGGGGGGTCGCGGAGCGACGTCGGCCCGACGGGAGGCGCACCATGCCGGTGCTGA
- a CDS encoding site-specific integrase, whose protein sequence is MDRSRRRRIRLSEWAEAYLATVVNLRLGTVATYRRDLTRYVLPHLGAISLSRLGPLDLRAWLAEELAQGLAASSVHRHYRTLRRLLEVAVETDLLAKNPCTAVQPPIVPTKEMRFLTAAEVAELAEATSPWYRTLIYTAAYTGLRWGELTGLRRKRVDLLRRTRHPPDQVHAQGVEGAGGRIRRPRPGSGPSGSGLVGHGSR, encoded by the coding sequence CTGGATCGATCCCGCCGCCGGCGGATCCGCCTCTCGGAGTGGGCCGAGGCGTACCTGGCCACGGTGGTCAACCTGCGACTCGGAACTGTGGCCACCTACCGGCGGGATCTGACCCGCTACGTCCTCCCCCACTTGGGTGCCATTTCCCTCAGCCGACTCGGACCGCTGGACCTCCGGGCCTGGCTGGCCGAGGAGCTGGCCCAAGGTCTGGCTGCCAGTTCGGTCCACCGTCACTACCGAACCCTGCGACGGCTGCTGGAGGTGGCAGTCGAAACGGACCTGCTGGCCAAGAACCCCTGCACAGCCGTTCAGCCGCCGATCGTGCCAACAAAGGAGATGCGCTTCCTGACCGCGGCCGAGGTGGCCGAACTGGCGGAAGCAACAAGTCCTTGGTACCGGACCCTCATCTACACCGCCGCGTACACCGGTCTGCGGTGGGGGGAACTCACCGGCTTGCGTCGCAAGAGGGTCGATCTTCTCCGGCGGACCCGCCATCCGCCAGATCAGGTACATGCTCAGGGCGTAGAGGGCGCAGGCGGCCGAATCCGCCGACCCCGGCCCGGCAGCGGGCCGTCTGGATCGGGACTCGTCGGTCATGGTTCGCGGTGA